The Toxoplasma gondii ME49 chromosome XI, whole genome shotgun sequence region AAAGTCAGAAAGTTCGGGGAACGGAGGACTCTGCGCCACACTCTCCCCTGCTCGACAAGAAAAACGGGATCTTTCTgtgaaacagaaaaacgctgACGAGTCTGGGAACGCTCAGCCAGAGTCGAGCGGTTAACCCCGATCTGGCAAGGAAACTGGGCTTTCAACAAAGCTGAAcaacgcgtctctctttcctcgtgtctgcttcttcgttttcctccgaCACGGCTTCCCCATTTGCTTCTGATGTGTCTCAGTGCGGGAAGTCGCAAgtcctcgcgtttctccggcTGCTCACAAAGGCGGCAGAAAGAGCACACCGCTGAGGCGCTGCCCTTTTCACCGGTGAAGTTTTCGCCGCCGCTtttttcccctcttcgtcCAGCTTTCCGGATAATAGACGGTTTTGCTGCAGCTGAGCTGCGATTTTACGAGTCTCTCCCGACCCTCGAGCTACATAGCAGCGGCTTGCAAGGGCAAGGGAACACCACGGAGGCGGGtccagagacgaaaaaaagaaaggtgATTCCTCGACCGAAACGGCAGAGAGTTTTTGGATTTTCCGCGAGTCTCTGCCACCTTCACTGCCATGTCAGAGGTCGTCACTTCTATCCTTTGCCCACGCCGCAATGTCCAGCACTGCAACGGCGAAAGAGCACTCGAACGCAGTCCTCTCGACATGCATGCGGCACGCAGCCCGCGTAGGAATGTGCGAACAAAGGGAAACGTTCTCGAAAGAAaatcttcctttctcgtggacacacatgcgcatgcacttccGCTACTCAGATCTCAACGGTGTGTAAATCTCTGTTTTCGCGCCGGAGAGGTTTTCCCGACAGTTTGCATTACCGTTCAGCACCCGTGTCGGGTCTGGTCTGTGTCCAGCTGCACGCGTTCGCAGCTAAAGAGTGTTTTGTGCCTTTTTGAGAAGCTGGAAAAGACATGAAGTTCGCTGCGGGGGCTGGCGCGGACGCTGGGCGACTGCGggggaaggaagggaagTGAGTTTTCCCCCGAAGTTGTACTCGGTCGGTATGCAACTCTGCCCGTTTTTCTCGATGTTTCTTGGATCTTTTGGTGGAAGTAAATACCCCTCGCAGGCGTAAAGCAGGTCGCCTGAGAGGGTAGTCTCGGCTCCGCTTGGGTCTATGGCAACTTCGACCTCTTTTCACGCTCGAGGCTCTCCACACGAGACAGATCTGGAGGCCTTGTTTCATTTCCGAAACAATGTCGTGGCATTCGAGACTGACGGAACGGACATAGATCAGATCCGGATGACTGTTGACGAAACACTTTCGCCTCTGTAAGCCAGTACTGGTGATAACATATAGCGTTTATATATAAGGTTGTCTATGTATACGGTCTACTATGTATGTTACATACATACGCGTATGCATGCGTTGTAACGGGTGAATTTCTTCGCCTTAGCCGTAGCGACAGGGTAGGCAGGCCCCCCCAAAAAATACTTGCGTATCGATCGACTTGGACTCCCGTTcgatctgtgtctcttctctccaacgTCGAGGATTTTTCTGCGTGAGCCTTCTTGCGTGCGTTTTCGGCTGTGCCGTTgcgcgcgcttcttctctcgtcttttttctcccttccttcgaCCTCTACTtcctgtccttcttctccgttctctccccctgttcggcgtctctcgctcctccccgcgttttttttctgtcggatCTTTCCTTGCCGTCTTCGCCGTTTCCTCCAGTTCTTCctgtcctcgtcttcgccgccgcTCTCCCTGCACCGCATgcctcctctgtttttcgtcgTTGCCGGacgcctctcctcttctttcttctagACTGTTTTTCCTGAAACGCAATGTTCTTCACGTCGCCGGTGCTGCTGCGGAGTCGCAGCAAGCGGCTGTTCGTACAGCTGAAGAGCGCAGCCATGACGAACTTCTGCTACGTGACCAGGAAGTCTCCTGAGAAAAAGAATTTCCGCATCGCTCTCCGAAAATACGACCCCGGAGTCAACAAGCATGTGTGAGTGTTCAGCTGGAAAACGGGTGTCGCCTTAACGTCTTCGCCTCACAGTTCAGCGCCGCATTTCCCGAGTTGCCAATAAACAGAGTTCTAGGCAGTTCCCGCACATACGTAAACTTCTAAGGTTGTCAAAACAGTTGTGGCGCTCGAGTGGATTCCCCATGTctcggttcttcttcttcttcactgacGCTCACGTTCAGTCACACAGACGTTCCGGCAACAATTCACACTTGACATGCCAGTCGATGCAAGCCCCGCGATAGTCTTtccttcatatatatatatatatatatatatataccggTGCCTTTGTAGATAagtatatgtgcatgtggcTGTATATCTGTGTATTTTCATGATTGCATATATCGATTTGTAGAGTAATGCACGTCTTTCCAGATGAAGGCGGTGCAGCTGCCTGCTTGGGAGACatgcgccttcttccgcatgtccctgcgcatgcacgtgcctgctatatatatatatatgtatatatatatatgcacctTTAGGTGGAACGAACCGTGGCGAgacgtatatatgcatgcatgtacatgacatgcatgcatacactgCTGGTGTGTTGTGTGGTGCAGGATGTTTTATGAGGCCCGACTTCCGTCtgaaaagaacaagaagcaaATAACTCTTTCCCTGCAACGGTACATTCGCTGGACAGGAAAACAAGTGAAACTTCTTCTGGATAAAGTTGAGAAAGCATGGGAGTATGGCCGTTTTCAAAAGTACTTTGACAACCAAGCCCCCCTCCTCACGGATCGACGTGGAAGGTAACGTTGCTACACTTCGCAGTCTTGTTTGCCCGAACAGCATCTCTTTATCTGCATATCGAAGCAGCAAAgaccatatatatatatatatatacttcAGTGCTATTGATGAAACCTCTGCGTATGTGTGCACataaacatgtatatatatatatatatacatgtgtttGCCTATGTGTAtatgaatgtatatatatatatatatatacgtatgtaaGTACGTGACTAGGTGTCTACGTTTACGTATGTGGGTTTTTCTAGGTGCGTTGCATGTAAAAGGCATTAACAGTGCAGTTGAGTTTCCAGGTGTGCCGAGTATTGTTTTCCAGATAGGTGATCAGGAAACTTGTAAAGCAATTGGAGGAGGGAATCTGCTTCGGCGTCGGGGGTTGAGAAGTGCGAATGTGATTTGGAAGGCATGGATGTCGAATGTAGAATATCCCTGAGCACAGAGTATTGAAATGTCACTCTTTTGGATCACTTTTAGATCCTCAAAAGGTGCAGAAGAAGTTCGTTGCACCGGTACTTTTTGGACTATGAGTGTTCTGCGGCTGCATGTGAGCtttcctgtgttttttcttcgcttttgcTGTTCTCAGGGCTGTTCCTCGGTACAAATGAAGCATAGTGACAAGGCGCCTCCTGGGCGTTTCAGTCTCGAGTTCGCCGCGAGGGTCGCGTGATACTCTTTTTCAGCTTCCGTGCATGTTCTCCGGAAACAACAGGTGCaggtttcgcttctctttcttgctttGACTCGGCGTTTCTGTCGAGGCTTTTGCGCGGCACAGAGAACAAATGCTGAACGAAAGCATAAGACCCCTCCAAGTTCTATAGCGCTAGCACACGAACATCGTAGGTGTTGTGGTGTCGCTGTTTACTCGATTGCAGTTGTACAGTTCTGGATCGACCCAGGCAAATGTTTCTCTGAAAAcacgctgtcttcttcgctgcagaGACTCTAGAGTTTTAGAAAAgtcgctgccttctgtctACCGCTTTTCGGAATACCACTCATCGCGCAACGATCTATATGGAGCACGGCTtccacagaagagaaaggaacaaTGCTCGTTAACACTGAGGAAGGGTGGAGAAATGCGTCTTTCAACCGCGACTCTGGGCTGCCAATGCCATTCCTTGGGAGAGGTGCTTTTTAGCTTGGAAAGTGCAGCCGCGATTGAGAGCACCACACGAAATCCCCTGGCGGTATTCCACCCTGCGGCACTCCAGGCGACCAACGATCTTGAAACACTCCAGTTTTCTCAAAAGAAAGTCCCGCTGCTCGGCTCGATGCCGCGACGCCATATAGGCAGGATTGTTTTGAATggatatgtgcatgcgtgctGCCACTGCCGCACGCAGGTGAAGGTACATCCTTCAGGGAATACCAGTTGTGCACTGCGCGTAGCGAGTAGTACAGACACAGCAGATTTCGTGTACTGGTACGTTtgtcgaagaagacaggaactCCAAGATGATCGTTACGATGCCGCTAAGAGTGCAGACTGCCGGAGAAccgggagaaaacgactttTGCCTCAGTCGGACAAGGTGATTTTTGTGCTTTGCGGTagagcgaaagaagctgCGCACCAAGCGAGGTGTTTTCCATCTCGCGACTCTGGAGCGAAAAGTTGGGTTCTTGAGGTTCGCTACTCTCTCTGACACAGACCAAAAGCCACCAGACGAAGCTTCGAATGGAACCCGCTTCAGCCACGTTGAGAGAACTGGCAGAGATTAAGGCTGCGAGTAAAGGTTTCAGTTTAGCAAATTGTCCCGCAGCACCTTCCATTACAGCACCCTTGTTACGACTGCACACCATTTATTTATTAAAACTTACTCTTTTTTCGAAAATTTTGAAAACAGTAGACTTCCATGGCacgacgggcggtgtgtatGAGGCTCGAAAACTTGTTCATCCTTGGATAGCTCCTTCGCATTGAAGAAGGGGCAATCAGCCGCTCCCGGGCAAGCAGCAACTGATTGACTAGCTTTCGCGCGGAACACAAGCGAGGGGTAGAAGAACGACTATTTTGTCCACTGTCTGCACCTTTCTGATGAGACACTTGTGCCCACACCAGACGAGAACGGCAGCTGCCGGGCAAATCCCGTGCTCTAGCATTCCGTCACACTCACATCTATCTACACACATGTAAGGCGCAGGGCAACCCAAGAGGGGAGCGCTGAGTTCTAGGTTGGTGAAAACACCCAGGGGGCCTCGACTGTGACAGACGAGACTGGACGATtagagaggacgagacgacgctgcGCTATTTCAGAAAATTCCGCCAAGGTCCAACTTGAACTGTCTGAAAGTGTGGTCGAGACCGCCGGGTTCTCCCCATTTTTCGTCGGCCAGCGGCGGAGCATCGGTTTGTTAGACATAGCGtttgtcttgtctttctgcAGTCACCACGCCGTCCTGAAGTGTGTGAATCAGAGAAATGTGGAGACACATTATCAGCCTTTATTTGGAGCCTTAAAACGAATAAACTTGTTAGGGAAGGCGTACTGCACAACATGGACGCTTGTGCACGTTGACAGGGGGGCTACGCTCCAATGACATCTACTCTGTGGTCTgccagacgaggaaggaagtgTATTCacacatatatttatgtttatgtatgtaGATGCGTATGTACGTAAATATGTGCTCTGCAATCCGTGAATGAAAAACTCCGTTAACACCTTTAAGTTTCACGGTAGAAGGCCCTCGTAGGGCCGTTTCGATT contains the following coding sequences:
- a CDS encoding 50S ribosomal protein L33, putative (encoded by transcript TGME49_308930) encodes the protein MFFTSPVLLRSRSKRLFVQLKSAAMTNFCYVTRKSPEKKNFRIALRKYDPGVNKHVMFYEARLPSEKNKKQITLSLQRYIRWTGKQVKLLLDKVEKAWEYGRFQKYFDNQAPLLTDRRGRAVPRYK